In Sphingobacterium sp. lm-10, the DNA window TTCATTCATGCAGTCGTATGTAATTTCTGCTAAAGAAGCAGGGTCAGCTACGCTGAGCTCATTGACCGCGATGGGTCGTAAAACGGATATATGTACCGTACCCGGCCTAGTGCCGTACTGACCTCCATCATCCCACATTAAGTTCCATGCATTGTGAATTACAATGGGTAAAATCATGATGCGATTCTCGTGTGCCAATCGAAAGGGTCCTGATTTAAAGGGATGCAGCTGAGGGGGGTATTCATCACCAATCTTCCCCTCGGGAAACACCACCAGCGATCGCCCCTGTTGCAGCAATTCGCTGCCTCGCTTAAAAGCCCGAAAAGAGGACATGCGATTATCGCGATCTACCGGGATATCGATGCTCCTGAAAAAAAGTGCGGTCACCGGATTACGCAATAGTTCTACTTTTCCCATAAACGAAAAGGGCTGTGGACACAGGTGGGTGAGCACAGAAATATCCAGCGTGGATGTATGGTTGGGGCATAGTACGTAGGGCCGCGACCAATCGATGGATACTTCATAATGAAATTTAAAACGAATGCCAGCAGCAGCAGCACTTAGTACGCTGATCCATTTACGAAAGAAAACCAACTGCTGGTAATAACGCTCAGGTTTTCGCACTAATATCAAAAGAATTGGAAGGCAGAGTAAAAAGCATAAAAACGCCATCCCCAAGTAGTAGATACGATGTGCTTTGCGTAAAAATAACTTCATATAGTGTAGTACAGGAACGGGTCGGCTGCCGTCGCAGTGTATTCAAATATAACGCAAAACCAAGTTAAAAGGGTTCGTGAATTTCTTCACGAACCCTTTTAACTATTTACTTAATTCTGTAAAATACTTGTGGAATAGAGGGATCGTCTCGATACCTTTTAGGTAGTTGTCGATGCCGTATTTTTCATTCGGTGAATGCAAGTTGTCGCTATCTAAGCCAAATCCTAACAAGACCGTCTTAATGCCCAGTTCTTTTTCAAATAGTGCAACGATCGGAATGGATCCGCCACCGCGAGTCGGTATAGGCATTTTTCCAAACGTTTCGTGCAAAGCTTTCTCTGCAGCCTTGTATGCAACGCTGTCTGTCGGCGTTACCACAGGTTCACCACCATGATGCGGGGTTACTTTTACTTTAACAGATTTAGGCGCAAGACCTTCAAAATGCGTTTGGAAAAGCTCGGTAATCCGTGCCGAGTTTTGATTCGGTACCAAACGCATGGAGATTTTAGCAAATGCTTTGGATGGTAATACGGTCTTAGCTCCTTCGCCAATGTATCCGCCCCAGATACCATTGACCTCCAGCGTAGGGCGCGTACCTGCTCGTTCGATAGAAGAGTAGCCTTCTTCGCCCCAGATATCATTAATACCAAGATCCGCTTTATACTCTTCCACATCGAAAGGTGCTTCGTTAAGCGCTTTACGCTCTGCATCC includes these proteins:
- a CDS encoding lysophospholipid acyltransferase family protein, whose protein sequence is MKLFLRKAHRIYYLGMAFLCFLLCLPILLILVRKPERYYQQLVFFRKWISVLSAAAAGIRFKFHYEVSIDWSRPYVLCPNHTSTLDISVLTHLCPQPFSFMGKVELLRNPVTALFFRSIDIPVDRDNRMSSFRAFKRGSELLQQGRSLVVFPEGKIGDEYPPQLHPFKSGPFRLAHENRIMILPIVIHNAWNLMWDDGGQYGTRPGTVHISVLRPIAVNELSVADPASLAEITYDCMNEAWLNSKINELKNR